One region of SAR324 cluster bacterium genomic DNA includes:
- a CDS encoding PspC domain-containing protein — MISVNALFLILGALSLIFGVWTLFGLLFSRRKHRRVSRKWILGVCADFSAWVGIPLWLVRLYALLYAPLILGLLFYLLYYWAMKRRPPPPPVAARPPPEVTKMKSVYY, encoded by the coding sequence ATGATTTCAGTGAATGCCCTGTTTTTAATTTTAGGAGCGTTATCCCTCATTTTTGGCGTGTGGACCCTGTTTGGTCTGTTGTTTTCCAGAAGAAAACACAGACGTGTTTCCCGAAAATGGATTTTGGGAGTATGCGCTGATTTTTCAGCCTGGGTAGGTATTCCGCTATGGCTTGTCAGACTCTATGCCTTGCTGTATGCGCCGCTGATTCTGGGTCTGCTGTTTTATCTGCTGTATTACTGGGCCATGAAACGCCGTCCACCACCCCCGCCGGTTGCTGCACGCCCGCCTCCTGAAGTGACCAAAATGAAAAGCGTTTATTATTAA
- a CDS encoding ankyrin repeat domain-containing protein codes for MPLFKWIVAGMVFLVTGCLGYSPDAALHSAANTGNLGTVIQTISEGAKIDSVNEKSQSALMLAAQGGYTGVVKYLVSRGANIKQKDATGNTALDLATQARKREVVDFLRSHLGLPPLDDKDWMNEIAKPASEDESSKVRRFSY; via the coding sequence ATGCCCTTATTCAAATGGATAGTTGCGGGAATGGTATTTCTGGTGACCGGATGTCTGGGATATTCTCCAGATGCGGCGTTGCATAGTGCCGCGAATACAGGAAATCTTGGAACGGTGATCCAGACAATTTCGGAAGGTGCCAAAATCGATTCGGTCAACGAAAAGAGCCAGAGTGCGTTGATGCTGGCCGCACAGGGGGGATATACCGGTGTGGTGAAATATCTGGTGTCACGTGGAGCCAATATCAAACAGAAGGATGCTACCGGAAATACAGCATTGGATTTGGCGACTCAGGCAAGAAAGCGAGAAGTGGTTGATTTTCTGAGGAGCCACCTGGGCTTGCCGCCGTTGGATGATAAAGACTGGATGAATGAGATTGCCAAACCGGCTTCAGAAGACGAATCCTCCAAAGTTCGGCGCTTTTCTTATTAA
- a CDS encoding ABC transporter ATP-binding protein, which translates to MTPHANITTPSAAENVSVFTRFFGVFRYSQRALELVWTTHRQFTVALALLTLTAGILPAGVAYVGQLIVDGVVHAMKVAELQEEIQIQDVLFFVALEALVVISLSGAQRGISIIQSLFRALLGQRVNVMILEKALTLQIAHFEDSEFYDKLTRARREASSRPLSLVNRTFGLTQNAISLLSYCLLLIQFSPWAVLILIVGGLPEFIAETKFSGDAFRLFRWRSPETRMQMYLETVIAREDSAKEVKLYQLGPMLLGRYRDIFDKLYVEDRNLTLKRGIWGLGLGVLGTASFYGAYAWIVYATITGTITLGQMTMYLLIFKQGQAAVSASLSAIGGMYEDNLYLSNLYEYLEQEVPEQEGHETAGPNPGDGVHFENVSFTYPGSSAPALQNISFHLKPGASLALVGENGSGKTTLIKLLTRLYDPTEGRILLDGLDLRHWNPETLRTRIGVIFQDFSRYQFLVGENIGVGDIERYQDEEQWLAASEKGLASPFIKDLPEGYHTQLGRWFKNGRELSGGQWQKIALSRSFMRTKADILVLDEPTAAMDAGAEATIFEHFRSLTHNKMAILISHRFSTVRMADHIMVIQAGKIMESGDHQSLMAQNGHYAHLFFLQAEGYR; encoded by the coding sequence ATGACCCCCCATGCAAACATCACCACGCCCTCTGCCGCTGAAAATGTCAGTGTATTCACCCGGTTTTTTGGTGTCTTCCGTTACAGCCAGAGAGCGCTTGAACTGGTGTGGACCACACACCGGCAATTCACGGTTGCCCTCGCACTGCTGACTTTGACCGCTGGTATTCTTCCCGCTGGTGTGGCCTATGTCGGACAATTGATTGTCGATGGAGTCGTTCATGCCATGAAAGTGGCGGAACTTCAGGAAGAAATCCAAATTCAGGATGTCCTGTTTTTTGTGGCATTGGAAGCATTGGTGGTGATTTCCCTGTCAGGCGCGCAACGCGGAATTTCCATCATACAGTCGCTATTTCGGGCCTTGCTCGGGCAACGTGTCAATGTGATGATTCTGGAAAAGGCCTTGACCCTCCAGATCGCGCATTTTGAGGACTCCGAATTTTATGACAAACTGACCCGCGCCCGCAGAGAAGCCTCCAGTCGTCCCTTGAGTCTGGTCAACCGGACCTTTGGCTTGACTCAAAACGCCATCTCACTCCTCAGCTATTGTCTGTTGCTGATTCAGTTTTCCCCGTGGGCGGTTCTGATCCTGATCGTTGGCGGACTTCCGGAATTCATCGCGGAAACCAAATTTTCAGGAGATGCCTTTCGTTTGTTCCGTTGGCGTTCCCCTGAAACACGCATGCAGATGTATCTCGAAACGGTCATTGCCCGTGAAGATTCCGCCAAGGAAGTCAAACTGTATCAACTTGGCCCCATGCTGTTGGGGCGTTATCGGGATATTTTTGACAAATTGTATGTGGAAGACCGTAATCTGACCCTGAAACGTGGAATCTGGGGACTGGGGCTTGGTGTTCTGGGCACTGCCTCCTTTTATGGTGCCTACGCCTGGATTGTTTACGCCACCATCACCGGCACCATCACCTTGGGACAAATGACCATGTATCTGCTGATTTTCAAACAGGGACAAGCGGCAGTTTCAGCCAGTCTGTCTGCCATTGGCGGCATGTATGAAGACAATCTCTACCTTTCCAATCTGTATGAATATCTGGAGCAGGAAGTTCCTGAGCAGGAAGGCCATGAAACCGCGGGGCCTAACCCCGGAGACGGAGTTCATTTTGAAAATGTCAGTTTCACTTATCCCGGCTCATCAGCGCCAGCATTGCAGAACATTTCATTTCATCTGAAACCCGGGGCCAGTCTCGCACTGGTGGGAGAAAACGGCTCAGGAAAAACGACATTGATCAAATTGCTCACCCGCTTGTATGACCCCACCGAAGGCCGAATCCTTCTGGATGGACTGGATTTACGTCATTGGAACCCTGAAACATTGCGGACCAGAATCGGAGTGATATTTCAGGATTTTTCACGATACCAGTTTCTGGTTGGGGAAAATATCGGAGTGGGCGACATTGAGCGTTATCAGGATGAGGAACAATGGCTGGCCGCTTCAGAAAAAGGGCTGGCTTCACCCTTCATCAAGGATTTGCCTGAAGGCTATCACACCCAGCTTGGACGCTGGTTCAAAAACGGCAGAGAACTTTCAGGCGGACAATGGCAGAAAATTGCCCTTTCCCGATCCTTCATGCGGACCAAAGCGGATATTCTGGTGCTGGATGAACCGACCGCGGCGATGGATGCCGGCGCGGAAGCCACCATTTTTGAACATTTCCGCAGTTTGACACACAATAAAATGGCCATCCTGATTTCTCACCGCTTTTCCACAGTCCGCATGGCGGATCACATCATGGTCATCCAAGCCGGAAAAATCATGGAATCCGGTGACCATCAATCCCTGATGGCCCAAAATGGACATTACGCCCACCTCTTTTTCCTACAGGCTGAAGGGTATCGATAA
- a CDS encoding aspartate-semialdehyde dehydrogenase, whose translation MSQNVAIAGATGAVGTEFLKLLEARNYPIKNLKLLASSRSAGKTLMFKGEALPVEELKTDSFKDVDVAFFSAGASRSLEFAPHAAKAGAIVIDNSSAFRMMPEIPLVVPEVNPEAAFQHNGIIANPNCSTIQMVVALNPIHKAVGIKRVVVSTYQAVSGGGAATMQELIDQIKAFANGQPMEVNKFPVQIAFNLFPHIDVFQDNGYTKEEMKMVLETQKIMSAPNMRISATCVRVPVLRAHSESINIETETKLSAEDARKLLEKSPGIVVKDIQGPGGYPTPWEVTESYDTWVGRIREDISVPNGLALWVVADQLYKGAALNAIQIAELLNQKSK comes from the coding sequence ATGAGCCAAAACGTTGCGATCGCCGGAGCAACAGGCGCGGTTGGTACTGAATTTTTAAAGTTACTGGAGGCGCGGAATTATCCGATTAAAAACTTAAAATTGCTGGCCTCATCCCGTTCCGCTGGCAAGACCCTTATGTTTAAGGGCGAAGCACTTCCCGTTGAGGAATTGAAAACCGATTCTTTCAAGGATGTCGATGTCGCATTCTTTTCCGCAGGCGCATCCCGAAGTCTTGAATTCGCTCCTCATGCGGCCAAAGCCGGGGCGATTGTGATTGATAACAGCAGTGCGTTCAGGATGATGCCTGAAATTCCGCTGGTGGTTCCGGAAGTGAATCCGGAGGCGGCATTTCAGCACAACGGAATCATCGCCAATCCTAATTGTTCGACCATTCAGATGGTGGTCGCGCTCAATCCCATTCACAAGGCCGTGGGCATCAAACGGGTAGTGGTTTCTACCTATCAGGCTGTTTCCGGGGGCGGTGCCGCTACCATGCAGGAACTGATTGATCAAATCAAGGCCTTTGCCAATGGTCAGCCCATGGAGGTGAATAAATTTCCGGTACAGATCGCCTTTAACCTTTTTCCTCACATTGATGTGTTTCAGGACAATGGCTACACCAAAGAAGAGATGAAAATGGTGCTGGAAACACAAAAAATCATGTCTGCGCCCAACATGCGAATTTCAGCGACTTGTGTCCGTGTGCCAGTGTTGAGAGCGCATTCTGAAAGCATCAATATCGAAACAGAAACAAAATTAAGCGCGGAAGACGCACGTAAATTGCTGGAGAAATCACCGGGAATCGTGGTCAAAGATATTCAGGGACCGGGAGGGTACCCGACACCGTGGGAAGTGACTGAAAGCTACGACACCTGGGTTGGCAGGATTCGGGAGGATATTTCTGTTCCAAACGGATTGGCACTGTGGGTGGTTGCGGATCAACTCTACAAAGGGGCCGCACTCAATGCGATTCAGATCGCGGAATTGTTGAATCAGAAAAGCAAATAA
- a CDS encoding alpha/beta fold hydrolase, with product MEKAWLSMVNLIERSLDSGSMKRVDKTPFDIIHEEDLLSVRHYPALTRESVTIANQTIPVLNKVHRVPLVLIPPLAVGAFIFDLYPQRSLVSYYLAQGFDVYLINWGNPDRDHSHLSFETYLLDWMPKAIQHIREYSGKQELSLFGYCMGGLFSLIYTAVHEDAAIRNIVTVASPIDMHQMGAAGKVFTMTYQPAHRLARAFNFKLINVNPKYLHISGKLGTIGFWLTNPIGNFTSFWDFILHLWDRDYLISHDSMGHWFNNMVDYPGATMKSIVVHMWIENQLAQGKMTVGEKEANLKQIHASLLSFAGNDDKIVSLKSSRKIMDVITAEDKEFRVVPGGHAGVFAGRKAVDYVWGASAEWLARRSN from the coding sequence ATGGAAAAAGCATGGCTTTCCATGGTGAATCTGATTGAACGCTCGCTGGACTCAGGCTCCATGAAACGGGTGGACAAAACCCCTTTTGACATCATCCATGAAGAAGACCTGTTGTCTGTGCGTCATTATCCGGCACTCACGAGAGAAAGTGTGACCATCGCCAATCAGACCATTCCTGTGCTGAACAAGGTGCATCGTGTTCCGCTGGTCTTGATTCCCCCACTGGCCGTGGGAGCTTTTATTTTTGATCTATACCCCCAGCGAAGTCTGGTCAGTTATTATCTGGCACAGGGTTTTGATGTTTACCTGATCAACTGGGGAAACCCTGACCGGGATCATTCACATCTCTCTTTTGAAACCTATTTACTTGACTGGATGCCCAAAGCAATCCAGCACATCCGTGAATATTCTGGAAAACAGGAACTGTCCCTGTTTGGCTATTGCATGGGGGGATTGTTTTCTCTCATTTACACCGCTGTTCATGAAGATGCCGCAATCCGTAATATTGTGACAGTTGCCAGTCCCATTGACATGCATCAGATGGGTGCGGCCGGCAAGGTTTTTACCATGACCTATCAACCAGCCCATCGACTGGCGAGAGCTTTCAATTTCAAACTCATCAATGTGAACCCCAAATATCTCCATATTTCCGGCAAACTTGGAACCATTGGTTTCTGGCTCACCAACCCCATTGGTAATTTTACCAGTTTCTGGGATTTTATCCTGCATCTCTGGGATCGTGATTATCTGATTTCCCATGATTCCATGGGTCACTGGTTTAATAACATGGTCGATTACCCGGGGGCCACCATGAAAAGCATTGTGGTTCACATGTGGATCGAAAACCAGTTGGCACAAGGAAAAATGACTGTTGGCGAAAAAGAAGCGAATCTGAAGCAGATCCATGCCAGTCTGCTTTCATTTGCCGGCAATGATGACAAAATTGTTTCCTTGAAAAGTTCACGTAAAATCATGGATGTGATCACTGCGGAAGATAAAGAATTCCGTGTAGTACCTGGCGGACATGCCGGAGTCTTTGCTGGAAGAAAAGCGGTGGATTATGTGTGGGGAGCCAGTGCTGAATGGCTGGCAAGACGCTCCAATTAA
- a CDS encoding AAA family ATPase, which yields MSDLILNSLVIENFRILKKLEINPLKRINLLVGENNSGKTTVLEALRFYATRAEFISTWLMLNSRDETSDDNFLQQQSATPIRNIQYLFHRDLIEHGAPQKHLSIGSIDGHKLQMTLSQNILEFKFDGIAHSFNLYDFFLTGINQRYQWNIEQIPVQFIPAQGLFRQNTETLWDNIASTEGEDDILNCLKILHPDIKRINFGKDAEYNTTSRIPIVLLEGELKRRPLRSLGEGLTRLFGLALSMVNAKNGWLLVDEIESGLHYSMQPLLWEYLLTLSSRLNVQIFATTHSWDAIQGLQQAIEKQHQPDAQLIRLRRIQGEICAETFTTEELRIMTRDHLEVR from the coding sequence ATGTCTGATTTAATTTTAAACTCATTAGTTATTGAGAACTTCAGAATCCTCAAGAAATTGGAGATCAACCCACTGAAACGGATCAACCTGCTGGTCGGGGAAAATAATTCAGGAAAAACCACCGTCCTGGAAGCCTTGAGATTTTATGCAACCCGAGCCGAGTTTATCTCGACGTGGCTGATGCTGAACTCCAGAGATGAAACCAGTGATGACAATTTTCTCCAGCAACAGTCCGCAACTCCGATCCGGAATATTCAATATTTATTTCATCGGGATCTCATCGAACATGGTGCCCCTCAAAAACACCTCTCCATTGGGAGCATTGACGGTCACAAACTGCAAATGACCCTGTCACAAAATATACTTGAATTTAAGTTTGATGGAATTGCCCATTCATTCAATCTCTATGATTTTTTTCTCACCGGAATCAACCAGCGCTATCAGTGGAACATTGAACAGATTCCTGTTCAGTTTATTCCGGCTCAAGGACTGTTTCGTCAAAATACAGAAACCCTGTGGGATAACATCGCCAGTACAGAGGGAGAGGATGACATCCTGAATTGCCTGAAAATTCTGCATCCTGACATCAAGCGGATCAATTTTGGAAAAGACGCGGAATACAACACCACTTCCCGTATCCCCATTGTGTTGCTGGAAGGGGAGTTGAAGCGTCGTCCGTTACGTAGCCTGGGAGAAGGATTAACCCGTTTGTTTGGCTTGGCCTTATCCATGGTGAACGCCAAAAACGGCTGGTTGCTGGTGGATGAAATTGAAAGCGGACTGCATTATTCCATGCAACCGTTGTTGTGGGAATATCTGCTCACCTTGTCCAGTCGGCTGAATGTCCAGATCTTTGCGACCACCCATAGTTGGGATGCAATCCAGGGGTTACAACAGGCAATCGAAAAACAACACCAGCCCGATGCCCAACTGATCCGCCTGCGCCGGATTCAAGGAGAAATTTGTGCGGAAACCTTCACCACCGAAGAACTCCGGATCATGACCCGTGATCATCTGGAGGTACGATAA
- a CDS encoding 1,4-dihydroxy-6-naphthoate synthase: MSRSISLAYSPCPNDTFIFYAMTHGHIDTSPFLFDVRHCDIHTLNDLVVNQQTDMLKVSVMKYFQIQADYHLLTSGAALGMGYGPVVLTPPGAIRKPPFQKVGLPGKHTTAHLLFSLWNSQPSEIVFLPFREILTQLKTGKLDAGVIIHESRFTYENQGIRLHVDLGAWWQEQTGMPLPLGCICLNRQRFSATEARQLSDLVRQSIDYARNHTDEVLHYILEHADEKDPQIALQHIELYVNQYTDDLGDTGLKAMSLLEKKAHESGGLTS; the protein is encoded by the coding sequence ATGTCCAGGTCGATCTCTTTAGCCTATTCTCCGTGCCCCAACGACACTTTCATTTTTTACGCCATGACCCATGGCCACATAGACACCTCCCCCTTCCTGTTTGATGTCAGACATTGCGATATCCATACCCTGAACGATCTCGTGGTGAATCAGCAAACAGACATGCTCAAGGTCTCAGTCATGAAATATTTCCAAATCCAGGCAGATTACCATTTGCTGACATCAGGTGCCGCACTGGGAATGGGTTATGGTCCGGTGGTGCTTACACCGCCAGGTGCGATCCGAAAACCTCCATTTCAAAAAGTGGGACTGCCGGGAAAACACACCACAGCGCATCTGTTGTTTTCTCTCTGGAATTCCCAACCTTCAGAAATCGTTTTTTTACCCTTCCGTGAAATTCTGACCCAGCTCAAAACAGGCAAACTGGATGCGGGAGTGATCATTCATGAAAGTCGCTTCACCTACGAAAATCAGGGGATTCGACTGCACGTTGATCTGGGGGCCTGGTGGCAGGAGCAAACCGGAATGCCACTGCCACTGGGGTGCATCTGCCTCAATCGCCAGCGGTTTTCAGCTACCGAGGCCCGTCAATTGTCGGACCTCGTCCGGCAGAGTATTGATTATGCAAGAAACCATACCGATGAAGTGCTCCATTACATTCTGGAACATGCTGATGAAAAAGACCCGCAAATTGCGTTACAGCACATTGAACTTTATGTGAATCAATACACCGATGACCTTGGAGATACAGGCTTGAAAGCCATGTCCCTGCTGGAAAAAAAAGCCCATGAATCGGGAGGGCTGACATCGTAG
- a CDS encoding GAF domain-containing protein, whose amino-acid sequence MKQTFETIGIAQNINEFIQKLPLPVAVINLQKEIVAYNRAFFLMAGRDVRQGTHYCHEFLNFPFCEGACLADMAIKMNRTINWDESHGRRKSGEELIVRPMVTPLYTEAGEHDGFVLLFQDTTDEVQLYRNFRANLDHLERKVAFLQTLNDAAEEFRKITSIDLLMQKITDFIVEHLSMEFCQVIQLKEEKYESVSASLSSDPEITEEQKVKLTELAISGIPQINDENMPYCVVHIEKDTVDSIDEGEIVLLPIRSGTKSYGFLANYQLSQAGIPQESLEYLDLFAKSAGPYIENSHIITNLEAIVKERTQALNAAQAQLVESTKLASVGEMAGMVAHEVLNPMTAVLARIRKLYGEEGALEMIKVVAEGWEGDYKEGGFEALLETLKDTPEEGGTPLIEEDLTNLKESVSGVTTDLKFMEEQLNRIVSIVDSLRGLSRGQKTTELIDLATVLDKANDLLSDGLAKRHIKLETKIGHKSQVLCDANEMLQVFHNIFKNSMQAIEKDGFIRVVTTQNEDRVEIRITDSGPGIPPEIAPKIFEMRFTTKSEKEGTGIGLNLSRRLMRQALGDVDLESGGGNGIGATFICWIPLPEKRKDAE is encoded by the coding sequence ATGAAACAAACATTTGAGACAATTGGAATTGCTCAAAACATCAATGAATTTATCCAGAAACTGCCGTTGCCGGTAGCTGTCATCAATCTTCAAAAGGAGATTGTCGCCTACAACCGTGCCTTTTTTCTGATGGCAGGCAGAGATGTTCGGCAGGGCACACATTATTGTCATGAGTTTTTGAATTTTCCCTTCTGCGAAGGTGCGTGTCTGGCCGATATGGCCATCAAAATGAATCGCACCATCAACTGGGATGAATCGCATGGCCGTCGTAAAAGCGGCGAAGAACTGATAGTCCGCCCCATGGTCACACCGCTCTATACGGAAGCGGGGGAACACGACGGATTTGTGCTGTTGTTTCAGGACACAACCGATGAAGTTCAGCTTTATCGCAATTTCAGAGCCAATCTGGATCACCTGGAGCGCAAAGTCGCTTTTCTGCAAACGCTCAATGATGCGGCTGAAGAATTCCGGAAAATCACCAGCATTGATCTGCTCATGCAAAAGATCACTGATTTTATCGTGGAACATCTTTCCATGGAGTTCTGCCAGGTCATCCAGCTCAAGGAAGAAAAATATGAATCTGTCAGTGCCTCACTTTCCAGCGATCCGGAAATCACGGAAGAGCAGAAGGTCAAATTGACAGAACTCGCGATCAGCGGCATTCCGCAGATCAATGATGAAAATATGCCTTATTGTGTGGTGCATATTGAAAAAGACACGGTGGACAGCATTGACGAGGGAGAAATTGTTTTGCTACCGATCCGCAGTGGAACCAAAAGCTATGGTTTTCTGGCAAACTATCAATTGTCTCAGGCTGGTATCCCACAGGAAAGTCTGGAATATCTGGATCTGTTCGCCAAATCCGCAGGCCCCTACATTGAAAACAGCCACATCATCACCAACTTGGAAGCGATTGTCAAGGAACGGACTCAGGCCTTGAACGCGGCACAGGCTCAACTGGTAGAAAGCACCAAACTCGCGTCTGTCGGTGAAATGGCCGGAATGGTCGCACATGAAGTCCTCAATCCGATGACTGCGGTTCTGGCAAGAATCAGAAAACTCTATGGAGAAGAAGGCGCGCTGGAAATGATCAAAGTTGTGGCTGAAGGCTGGGAAGGTGACTACAAGGAAGGTGGTTTTGAGGCTTTGCTGGAAACCCTCAAGGATACTCCTGAAGAAGGTGGAACCCCATTGATTGAAGAAGATCTGACGAACTTGAAAGAAAGTGTTTCTGGTGTCACCACAGATTTGAAATTCATGGAAGAACAACTCAACCGGATTGTGAGTATTGTGGATAGCCTGCGAGGCTTGTCACGTGGTCAGAAAACGACCGAACTCATTGATCTGGCAACGGTTCTGGATAAAGCCAATGACCTTCTGTCTGATGGTCTGGCCAAACGCCATATCAAACTTGAAACAAAGATTGGCCACAAATCGCAGGTCCTGTGTGATGCCAATGAAATGCTACAGGTGTTTCATAATATATTTAAAAATTCCATGCAGGCGATTGAAAAAGACGGTTTCATCCGGGTGGTTACCACTCAGAATGAGGATCGTGTGGAAATCCGCATTACCGACTCCGGTCCTGGTATTCCCCCTGAAATTGCCCCTAAAATTTTTGAAATGCGCTTCACCACCAAATCTGAAAAAGAAGGCACAGGCATTGGCCTGAATCTGAGCCGGCGGTTGATGCGGCAGGCCTTGGGCGATGTCGATCTGGAAAGCGGTGGCGGCAATGGCATTGGTGCCACTTTCATTTGCTGGATTCCTCTGCCTGAAAAACGAAAAGACGCAGAATGA
- a CDS encoding YtfJ family protein yields the protein MWGVLLVITLVPAWCFAAKITVGEPLPKVSVSDAGKLVLTGDNIDYAKWSSAELSGKVRTVYHLAGSMGASKINEAYIEAVKTADLSHEIYQTVTVLNLDDALWGTTGIVKGKINDKKKEFPTSEFVLDADATVRKAWGLEKDSSAVIVLDKEGKVLKFKDGKLSDAEIKDFVQTIKDNL from the coding sequence ATATGGGGAGTCTTGCTTGTCATTACTTTGGTTCCAGCATGGTGTTTTGCCGCGAAAATTACGGTAGGAGAGCCTTTGCCGAAAGTTTCAGTCAGTGATGCCGGCAAACTGGTTTTGACAGGTGATAATATTGATTACGCCAAATGGTCCAGCGCGGAACTCTCAGGAAAAGTACGCACGGTGTATCACCTTGCGGGAAGCATGGGTGCGTCCAAAATCAATGAAGCCTATATTGAGGCTGTCAAGACTGCGGATTTATCACATGAAATTTATCAGACTGTGACCGTCTTGAATCTGGATGACGCTCTTTGGGGCACAACAGGAATTGTCAAAGGTAAAATCAATGACAAGAAAAAAGAGTTTCCTACCTCTGAATTTGTGCTCGATGCGGATGCCACGGTTCGCAAGGCCTGGGGACTGGAAAAAGACAGTTCTGCGGTGATTGTGCTCGACAAGGAAGGAAAAGTCCTGAAATTCAAGGACGGAAAACTTTCTGATGCGGAAATCAAGGACTTTGTGCAAACGATCAAAGACAACCTGTGA